The following proteins are encoded in a genomic region of Gimesia algae:
- a CDS encoding neutral/alkaline non-lysosomal ceramidase N-terminal domain-containing protein encodes MRCVSLMLSSVLSLTLLLCVLPADGFGAISAGAAAIDVTPEKLPALQNGQFLEINQSKVLDRLYARCFVLQSGETTVAIVVVDSCMIPRDICDRAKILARSKTGIPVERILISSTHTHTAPSVMNLCLGTNSDPTYERFLPPRLAEGIAKAYANLEPARVGYTSVGAPEHTHCRRWLRQPDKLGEDPFGDKTVRAMMHPGHQNPDYVCPAGPVDTGLSLLSIQSADGKRPLGLLANYSMHYFGARGGFSSDYYGKFSRLLEEKIGKTGDPEKPFVAAMSQGTSGDLQWMDYSKPRRSDYNIDQYSAELAEIALNAYQNINYDSGTPQLEMAQTTLVLNRRLPFTERLAWAEAINAKRGDRRPKSRPEVYAEQALWIQAHPVEELILQVICIGDLAITAIPNEVYGITGLKLKAQSPFRHTFNMSLANGAAGYIPPPEQHYLGGYTTWPARTAGLEIYAEPQIVGTLLGMLEQISGQERKTLTTDFYTAQQRIAFQLAEAEDNNRVNRGRKIVKSKD; translated from the coding sequence ATGCGATGTGTTTCATTGATGCTGTCGTCCGTTTTGAGTCTGACCTTGTTGCTGTGTGTGCTGCCGGCAGATGGTTTTGGCGCTATCTCCGCAGGTGCCGCTGCCATTGATGTCACGCCTGAGAAATTGCCGGCGCTGCAGAATGGCCAATTTCTGGAAATCAATCAGAGCAAAGTGCTGGATCGGTTGTATGCTCGCTGTTTTGTCCTGCAGTCGGGAGAGACGACGGTAGCAATCGTCGTCGTAGATTCCTGCATGATTCCGCGCGACATCTGTGACCGGGCGAAGATTCTCGCACGTAGTAAAACAGGCATACCCGTTGAGCGGATTTTGATTTCGTCGACCCACACGCATACTGCGCCGAGCGTGATGAATCTCTGCCTGGGCACGAACAGTGATCCGACCTACGAACGCTTTCTACCTCCCAGACTGGCGGAAGGAATTGCGAAAGCGTATGCAAATCTGGAACCGGCGCGGGTGGGTTATACGTCCGTCGGTGCGCCCGAACATACGCACTGCCGACGCTGGTTGAGGCAGCCTGACAAGCTGGGTGAAGATCCTTTCGGGGACAAAACGGTGCGTGCGATGATGCACCCCGGTCATCAGAATCCCGATTATGTCTGTCCCGCGGGACCTGTGGATACGGGGTTGTCGCTGCTCAGTATTCAGTCAGCCGATGGCAAACGACCGTTGGGTCTGCTGGCGAATTATTCGATGCATTACTTCGGGGCGCGGGGCGGATTCTCATCCGATTACTACGGTAAATTCTCCCGACTGCTGGAAGAGAAGATCGGGAAAACCGGTGATCCTGAAAAACCATTCGTGGCGGCGATGTCACAGGGAACTTCGGGTGATCTGCAGTGGATGGATTATTCGAAGCCCCGTCGCAGTGATTATAACATCGACCAGTATTCCGCTGAGCTGGCGGAGATTGCTCTGAACGCGTACCAGAACATCAACTATGACAGCGGCACTCCACAGCTGGAAATGGCGCAGACAACGCTCGTGTTGAATCGACGTCTGCCGTTTACTGAGCGACTGGCCTGGGCGGAAGCGATCAATGCGAAACGGGGAGACAGGCGTCCCAAGAGCCGACCGGAAGTCTACGCCGAGCAGGCGCTGTGGATTCAAGCGCATCCGGTGGAAGAACTGATTCTGCAGGTGATCTGTATCGGCGATCTGGCAATCACGGCGATTCCCAATGAAGTTTACGGGATCACCGGATTGAAACTCAAAGCGCAGAGTCCGTTCCGTCATACCTTCAACATGAGTCTGGCGAACGGCGCCGCCGGTTACATTCCTCCGCCGGAACAACATTATCTGGGAGGTTACACGACCTGGCCGGCGCGGACTGCGGGTCTGGAGATTTATGCAGAACCCCAGATTGTGGGAACGCTCCTGGGCATGCT
- a CDS encoding SGNH/GDSL hydrolase family protein yields MMLRRLPLFVLMTVISILSVPAAVNAEHEGKVQILLLGDSTTEGSIPRKLKPKGPHLEQILEQLLAAEGDLPACDVINSSLSGEYIKRLFDSKRYDRAAAKLPGLDYIFIRYGLNDRARRENFPENFPKDFHQLLARLRKDHPDAVLIPMTVIPFANEADSKTINDLVFDVAKKENLEVFDIYPRYAEELKKGQNMLTYRRYPLAKVPEKYHALVKPFVRNGSVVVMANELDPILGDLPGWYSDRHPNLAGYNVIADETAEYMAKLLRAKQAKTEKKQ; encoded by the coding sequence ATGATGTTACGACGACTTCCTCTATTTGTTTTAATGACTGTGATCTCGATCCTGTCTGTTCCCGCAGCCGTGAATGCGGAGCATGAGGGGAAAGTACAGATCCTGTTACTCGGCGACAGTACGACGGAGGGAAGTATTCCTCGAAAACTGAAGCCCAAAGGTCCGCATCTGGAACAGATACTGGAACAACTGCTGGCTGCGGAAGGGGATCTGCCAGCCTGTGATGTGATCAATTCGAGTTTGAGCGGCGAATATATCAAGCGTCTGTTTGATTCAAAACGCTACGATCGCGCTGCTGCCAAGCTGCCGGGCCTGGATTATATCTTCATCCGTTATGGATTGAATGACCGGGCCCGCCGTGAGAACTTTCCGGAGAATTTTCCCAAGGACTTTCATCAGTTGCTGGCGCGTCTGCGAAAAGATCATCCTGATGCCGTGCTGATTCCGATGACGGTGATTCCCTTTGCAAACGAAGCAGACAGTAAAACAATTAACGATCTGGTATTTGACGTTGCGAAGAAAGAAAACCTGGAAGTCTTCGACATCTATCCCCGTTATGCAGAAGAGCTGAAGAAGGGGCAGAACATGCTCACCTATCGGCGTTATCCGCTGGCGAAGGTTCCGGAAAAATATCATGCACTGGTGAAGCCGTTTGTGCGCAATGGCAGTGTGGTGGTGATGGCGAACGAGTTGGATCCGATTCTCGGCGACTTGCCCGGCTGGTACTCGGACCGTCATCCCAACCTGGCGGGTTACAATGTGATCGCCGATGAGACGGCAGAGTATATGGCAAAACTGCTGCGGGCGAAACAGGCGAAAACAGAAAAGAAGCAGTAA
- a CDS encoding carbon storage regulator: MLSRKTGESLLIDDFQVRVGWIRFNKVQLVVSGVGDMLPVEQILYMNETVKVTTEIEIVVIQIRDEKVRLGITAPPGTDFARL; the protein is encoded by the coding sequence GTGCTCTCGCGAAAAACGGGCGAAAGCCTGCTGATCGATGACTTTCAGGTCAGAGTCGGCTGGATTCGCTTCAATAAGGTGCAACTGGTGGTCAGTGGGGTGGGAGATATGCTGCCGGTGGAACAGATTCTTTACATGAACGAGACCGTTAAGGTTACCACCGAGATCGAAATCGTAGTGATTCAGATTCGAGATGAGAAAGTTCGTCTGGGAATCACCGCACCGCCGGGAACAGACTTCGCGCGGCTTTGA
- a CDS encoding HEAT repeat domain-containing protein: MQRVAVDCDQSVSVHELISTWLPQPFALSPWATWTLFSLIRHRQRQAFVAEIVRDRLGVKLEDLAQRGYAAHPPDKGRGVVPGLADWEYNLHGRGCCVTHRLSGIEIDVDFFDNTSDWFEPWFYQCYLSTLKTPEIWEKRLMELHPQFSDQGPPFETIKLAFTELQEAAFLEAHSERTSIVKLAFDERALSSQMTWFETAAEDSHLLMRLAAVIGDWPLVGDLQTAENVEGNVTEAAKQVIALREQKLIRLFAEENQQKVALKGLQEIDSVFLDEYITTILKQGIPEVETALEMLLKRNDKTWCPLIHEFYQQFNPAGSVDEFPRPEIWGQCLEFLFRHQYSFPEAAEVFSNVHQYCLGEAVVLALEYRPSQALKLFRAALRSEIPNNRMIAAAVLALIDQPWSRQELLDAFRESDESDQTAECRAALLETQCSQVHQIVLEWQARHPFQRQSNEWMTVEEVNIQSLPVYLQWEMDGLRERILPLRNVILPEFENE, encoded by the coding sequence TTGCAGCGTGTCGCAGTGGACTGTGATCAATCGGTATCCGTGCATGAATTGATTTCTACCTGGCTGCCTCAGCCGTTTGCACTTTCACCCTGGGCTACCTGGACACTGTTTTCCTTAATCCGGCATCGGCAGAGACAGGCGTTTGTAGCAGAGATTGTCCGGGATCGCCTGGGAGTCAAACTCGAAGACCTCGCGCAAAGAGGGTACGCCGCACATCCACCTGATAAAGGTCGTGGAGTAGTGCCGGGCCTGGCAGATTGGGAATACAACCTGCATGGACGTGGGTGCTGTGTAACGCATCGGTTGAGTGGCATCGAGATTGATGTCGATTTTTTCGATAATACTTCCGACTGGTTTGAGCCGTGGTTCTATCAGTGTTATTTAAGCACACTGAAAACTCCCGAAATCTGGGAGAAACGGCTGATGGAACTGCACCCTCAATTCAGTGATCAGGGACCGCCCTTTGAGACCATCAAACTGGCATTCACAGAACTGCAGGAAGCGGCGTTTCTGGAAGCTCATTCAGAAAGGACGTCTATCGTCAAGTTGGCCTTTGATGAGCGGGCACTGTCGAGCCAGATGACGTGGTTTGAAACGGCAGCCGAAGACAGTCACCTTTTAATGCGTCTGGCAGCCGTGATTGGTGACTGGCCCCTGGTTGGTGATCTGCAGACTGCGGAAAATGTTGAGGGCAACGTTACTGAAGCGGCGAAGCAGGTGATTGCATTGCGGGAGCAGAAACTGATCCGCCTGTTTGCGGAAGAAAATCAGCAGAAAGTGGCGCTCAAAGGATTACAGGAGATCGATAGTGTGTTTCTGGATGAATACATAACGACCATCTTGAAGCAAGGGATTCCTGAAGTGGAAACCGCACTGGAAATGCTTTTGAAACGGAATGACAAAACCTGGTGCCCCCTCATCCATGAGTTTTATCAACAGTTTAATCCAGCAGGATCTGTGGATGAATTTCCGAGGCCTGAAATCTGGGGGCAATGCCTGGAGTTTCTGTTTCGACATCAATATTCATTTCCCGAAGCGGCAGAGGTGTTTTCGAACGTTCATCAATACTGCCTGGGGGAAGCAGTTGTCCTGGCTCTGGAGTATCGGCCTTCGCAGGCATTGAAGTTATTTCGTGCTGCATTACGTTCAGAAATTCCCAATAATCGGATGATCGCAGCAGCCGTGCTGGCTTTGATAGATCAGCCCTGGAGTCGTCAGGAGTTGCTGGATGCTTTCAGGGAGTCTGATGAGTCCGATCAAACAGCCGAGTGCCGCGCCGCTCTGCTTGAAACGCAATGCAGCCAGGTACATCAGATTGTTTTGGAGTGGCAGGCCCGACATCCTTTTCAGAGGCAATCGAACGAATGGATGACCGTTGAAGAAGTAAATATTCAAAGTCTCCCGGTATATCTCCAGTGGGAAATGGATGGATTACGCGAGCGAATCTTGCCGCTACGGAATGTCATCCTGCCTGAGTTCGAAAATGAGTGA
- a CDS encoding DUF4275 family protein, translated as MMRINSEKLQEFLTSQSVEIVKRFDTKTAGQLRSEWKNTFAFGFRVPTGGLFWHVFTYEHAVYITGKQALRRFNEESPVAFVVFPSPSADSTCYYCKAEKMPDFSEYRDDLFVCNRDLDWTMACTHEEGLGPFYSRKEWQTWYTGS; from the coding sequence ATGATGAGAATAAATTCTGAGAAGCTTCAGGAATTCCTGACTTCACAATCAGTTGAGATCGTAAAACGGTTTGATACAAAGACTGCAGGTCAGTTACGTAGTGAGTGGAAGAACACGTTTGCCTTTGGATTTCGGGTTCCGACTGGAGGGCTATTCTGGCATGTTTTTACCTATGAGCATGCGGTATATATCACTGGAAAACAGGCGTTACGACGATTTAATGAAGAGTCGCCAGTTGCGTTTGTCGTCTTTCCCAGTCCGAGTGCTGATTCCACCTGCTACTATTGCAAAGCAGAAAAAATGCCTGATTTCAGCGAATATCGGGATGACCTGTTTGTGTGCAATCGTGACCTCGACTGGACGATGGCGTGCACTCATGAAGAAGGTCTCGGCCCATTTTATTCGCGAAAGGAATGGCAAACCTGGTATACGGGATCTTAA
- a CDS encoding metallopeptidase: protein MSPRLLIVCFLLCTLLIPLRSSFAAEEKKSFPDPVEKQIEGWTVDVDPQLFSKEHAEEGRKTLDALANHLQRVKYIVPPERVAALQKFRIWVDLQHAELDKMQYHPSRAWLEAHGYDPRLAQHVHIPVARQLLNRNMWAQHPYVVLHELAHAYHDQVLSFDQAEIIATFEVAKQAGIYESVLCHTGIKVRHYGLNNHKEYFAESTEAYFGVNDFYPFVRAELKHHDPAMFALLAKIWGPVP, encoded by the coding sequence ATGTCGCCACGGTTGCTCATTGTCTGTTTTCTGCTCTGTACTTTGCTGATCCCGCTGCGCAGTTCTTTCGCGGCGGAAGAAAAAAAATCGTTTCCTGATCCGGTGGAAAAGCAGATTGAAGGCTGGACGGTGGATGTGGACCCGCAGTTGTTTTCGAAAGAACATGCCGAAGAGGGGAGGAAAACGCTGGATGCACTCGCCAATCATCTGCAGCGGGTGAAATACATCGTGCCGCCGGAACGGGTGGCGGCGCTGCAGAAGTTTCGGATCTGGGTCGATCTACAGCATGCAGAGCTGGATAAAATGCAGTACCATCCCAGTCGTGCCTGGCTGGAGGCGCACGGCTATGATCCGCGACTGGCGCAGCATGTGCATATTCCCGTCGCCCGGCAGTTGCTCAATCGCAACATGTGGGCGCAGCATCCGTATGTGGTTCTGCATGAGCTGGCGCACGCCTATCACGACCAGGTCTTGAGCTTCGACCAGGCGGAGATCATTGCGACCTTTGAAGTGGCGAAGCAGGCAGGCATCTACGAGAGTGTGCTCTGTCATACGGGAATCAAAGTCAGGCATTACGGCTTGAACAACCACAAAGAATATTTCGCGGAATCGACCGAAGCGTATTTTGGCGTCAACGATTTCTACCCCTTCGTCCGCGCCGAACTGAAACATCACGATCCCGCGATGTTTGCACTGCTGGCGAAAATCTGGGGACCGGTGCCTTAA
- a CDS encoding alpha/beta hydrolase — translation MNTKSQSAWKRCLPWLVPLPRKMFEKPQTGKQMLVYYLWRVSAFYVFLLILLMLIQRWLIYQPTRVSSLSVDQANSPFGVIHEISTTTEDGLDLKGWHFLAGQVACNDQAGCDAELDKGRPVVILLHGNGGNRLHRVEDCRLLASLNLHVFAFDYRGYAENPGSPSQTGLLKDARAIWKYAVRDRKINPSRIILFGESLGGGVATLLASELCEQKTPPAGLILRSTFSSMVDAASSHFPWIPVSLLLWDRYPNQRLIGNITCPILMIHGTADRIVPCELGEKLFASAPEKSASGIPKRFVKIELGTHNGLLYEARGKLVDAYHEFTSQLAPPDLTEK, via the coding sequence ATGAATACGAAATCACAATCAGCCTGGAAACGGTGCCTGCCCTGGCTGGTCCCCTTACCGCGTAAGATGTTTGAAAAACCACAAACGGGGAAACAAATGCTCGTTTATTATCTCTGGCGGGTGTCCGCATTTTATGTATTCCTGCTGATTCTGTTGATGCTGATCCAACGCTGGCTCATCTATCAACCCACGCGCGTCTCCTCTTTATCCGTTGATCAGGCCAATAGTCCCTTCGGTGTGATACATGAGATTTCCACTACGACAGAAGACGGTCTCGATCTGAAAGGCTGGCATTTTCTGGCAGGGCAAGTCGCCTGTAATGATCAAGCAGGCTGTGACGCCGAGTTGGATAAAGGACGTCCCGTCGTGATCCTGCTACACGGCAATGGCGGAAACCGACTGCATCGCGTGGAAGACTGTCGCCTGCTGGCCAGTCTGAATCTGCATGTCTTCGCTTTCGACTACCGGGGCTACGCCGAAAACCCGGGCAGCCCCAGCCAGACCGGCTTGCTCAAAGACGCCCGCGCGATCTGGAAGTACGCCGTCCGCGATCGCAAAATCAACCCTTCACGCATCATCCTGTTTGGTGAATCACTGGGTGGGGGCGTCGCCACTCTGCTGGCCAGCGAACTCTGCGAACAGAAAACCCCGCCCGCGGGACTGATCCTTCGCTCCACCTTCAGCTCCATGGTCGACGCTGCCTCCAGCCATTTTCCCTGGATCCCCGTCAGCCTGTTATTATGGGACCGGTACCCCAATCAGCGGCTCATCGGCAACATCACCTGTCCCATCCTGATGATTCACGGGACGGCAGATCGTATCGTCCCCTGTGAACTGGGTGAAAAGTTATTCGCGTCGGCTCCCGAAAAGTCCGCGTCAGGCATTCCCAAACGCTTCGTGAAAATCGAACTGGGCACGCATAACGGCCTCTTGTACGAAGCCCGGGGAAAGCTGGTCGACGCGTATCACGAGTTCACCAGCCAGCTCGCTCCGCCTGATCTGACAGAAAAATAA
- a CDS encoding AraC family transcriptional regulator: MSSKSIISDKPRIQPFLQRDNGLDFEKADLSYYLPSTRPQRLESLRQSWSYLAYYHETPGPFARFTSGHFPAGTTTQKHNHAVMAMHGSLQGPLTLKTPTGDYQLDAGDFCMIGPGVDHHWSNEGPHTASTVAFLIDLERLGDWPENSGIAEACRELETLVTGVHRISSAGNPDLQHAFWRMADQLIAEHAHRKIELTSRLLVFLSLVLEHLAPAVELDSEDDVALQIRRLLLNRVNDRLTIPEVARELHVSPTLAKTVFRKTYGCGIMAYFNELKIWQSKRMLGNPTMTIDQISRTLGFSSPAYFTRTFRKLTGETPSDFRSKRVQADVR; encoded by the coding sequence ATGTCTTCCAAATCGATCATCAGTGACAAGCCTCGAATTCAACCTTTTCTCCAGCGCGATAACGGTTTGGATTTTGAGAAGGCGGATCTTTCCTATTACTTACCTTCGACGCGTCCGCAGCGGCTGGAGTCACTCAGGCAGAGCTGGAGTTATCTGGCGTATTATCATGAGACTCCCGGTCCGTTCGCGCGGTTTACTTCAGGACATTTTCCCGCAGGAACGACCACTCAGAAACACAATCATGCCGTGATGGCCATGCATGGGAGTCTGCAGGGACCGCTCACATTGAAGACACCCACGGGAGATTATCAACTTGATGCGGGCGACTTCTGTATGATTGGTCCGGGCGTGGATCATCACTGGTCGAATGAAGGCCCGCATACCGCTTCGACTGTCGCGTTTCTGATCGATCTGGAGCGGCTGGGAGACTGGCCGGAAAATTCAGGAATTGCAGAAGCGTGCAGAGAATTAGAGACGCTGGTGACCGGCGTGCATCGGATCAGCTCGGCCGGTAATCCGGATTTGCAGCATGCGTTCTGGCGCATGGCGGATCAGCTCATCGCCGAACATGCGCATCGCAAGATTGAACTGACCAGCCGCCTGCTCGTTTTTCTTTCGCTGGTGCTGGAACATCTGGCGCCGGCTGTGGAGCTGGATTCCGAAGACGATGTCGCATTACAGATTCGACGGTTACTGTTGAACCGCGTCAACGATCGTCTGACGATTCCGGAAGTGGCCCGCGAACTGCATGTCAGCCCTACACTGGCAAAAACGGTGTTCCGGAAGACCTATGGCTGCGGGATCATGGCGTACTTCAACGAATTGAAAATCTGGCAGTCCAAGCGGATGCTGGGCAACCCGACGATGACGATCGACCAGATCAGTCGCACACTCGGATTTTCTTCTCCCGCCTATTTCACGCGGACATTTCGTAAGCTGACGGGCGAAACACCGAGCGACTTTCGCAGCAAGCGGGTTCAGGCGGACGTGCGCTGA
- a CDS encoding DUF1559 domain-containing protein, which yields MRRKAFTLIELLVVIAIIAILIALLLPAVQQAREAARRSACKNNMKQLGLAFHNYHDAFRTFPIGAQVPIYQANWRVSILPYMDQANLYNSLTQTPANGRGYNTYNGWTGDGGYGTGAGSNEALNKVLVTPFKCPSSSTDPFYAGTANGISPGQDRGDLGMTMDYVGIAGAYTAAAPFNTNAVDNTYYGVMGQNGMLQIGKSVLMRDCTDGTSNTIMVGEDSGVIAGVDYRKNLSGGWSGHRGVSTSGGSGYGGGGVVTIRYSSNPKTKPAYTGAGFNNGPLTSFHVGGVHALLADGAVRFLSDNIDFNTLLALGAIQDGKVLGEF from the coding sequence GTGAGACGAAAAGCATTTACCCTGATCGAATTACTGGTGGTCATCGCCATCATTGCCATCCTGATCGCTTTATTACTGCCGGCAGTACAACAGGCGCGTGAAGCAGCCCGTCGCAGTGCCTGCAAAAATAATATGAAACAACTAGGACTGGCGTTTCATAACTATCATGATGCATTTCGTACCTTTCCGATTGGCGCCCAGGTCCCCATTTATCAGGCCAACTGGCGCGTGTCGATTCTGCCTTATATGGATCAGGCCAATCTCTACAACAGCCTGACACAGACTCCGGCAAACGGCCGCGGCTACAATACCTACAACGGCTGGACCGGTGATGGCGGCTACGGAACGGGCGCTGGCTCTAACGAAGCATTGAACAAAGTCCTGGTCACTCCCTTTAAGTGTCCCTCCAGTTCCACAGACCCGTTTTATGCGGGAACCGCCAACGGCATTTCTCCCGGTCAGGATAGAGGCGACCTGGGGATGACGATGGACTATGTGGGCATCGCAGGCGCCTACACTGCCGCGGCACCCTTCAACACTAATGCCGTCGACAACACCTATTATGGAGTGATGGGGCAGAACGGAATGCTGCAAATCGGCAAATCCGTGCTGATGCGTGACTGCACGGACGGCACTTCGAATACCATCATGGTCGGTGAAGATTCCGGCGTTATCGCTGGCGTCGATTATCGCAAAAATCTTTCGGGGGGCTGGTCGGGTCATCGCGGTGTCTCCACCAGTGGTGGATCGGGATACGGCGGAGGGGGCGTGGTCACCATTCGTTATTCATCCAATCCGAAAACCAAACCCGCTTACACAGGCGCCGGATTCAATAATGGTCCGCTCACATCGTTCCACGTCGGTGGCGTGCATGCCCTGCTGGCCGATGGAGCCGTCCGCTTCCTCTCGGATAATATCGACTTCAATACACTACTGGCGCTGGGCGCCATTCAGGACGGTAAAGTGCTCGGCGAATTTTAA
- a CDS encoding DUF1573 domain-containing protein, protein MKRLSFRLKSFLTLYFAVILVVAVIFYGTSLFGAPQIVAPLCEFKNIPADETARQKITVQNPTRQPLQLIGAMVPCTLCGCASTEGLPVTIPPGQSGSVTVLFKATAAGPFKTEIELYTDNPDQTIVRLQVRGTVKPDAEDQPLK, encoded by the coding sequence ATGAAGCGCCTGTCTTTCAGACTGAAGTCATTCCTGACTCTCTACTTTGCTGTGATCCTGGTGGTGGCGGTGATTTTTTATGGCACATCGCTGTTCGGAGCGCCGCAGATTGTGGCACCTCTCTGTGAATTTAAAAATATCCCTGCCGATGAAACAGCACGACAGAAGATCACCGTCCAGAACCCGACCCGTCAACCACTCCAGTTGATCGGTGCGATGGTTCCCTGCACGCTTTGCGGATGCGCTTCCACGGAGGGTCTGCCTGTGACCATCCCGCCAGGCCAGAGTGGCAGTGTCACAGTCTTATTCAAAGCAACCGCAGCTGGCCCGTTCAAAACAGAAATTGAACTGTATACCGACAACCCTGATCAAACCATCGTTCGACTACAGGTTCGCGGGACAGTGAAACCGGATGCAGAAGATCAACCGTTGAAGTGA